The Populus alba chromosome 13, ASM523922v2, whole genome shotgun sequence genome contains the following window.
aaaaaaatgagattatttCAATCATGGATGAAACTACAGAAACCATGTTCACCTTAATGCATTAAACAAGATTTCATTAGGTCTGTTTTGAAGCAACTTTGAGGAAGACTGACTTTGCGATGGGCTTTATATCTATGGTGGACATTCAAAGCTTCAGCAAATTAGGATTGCAGGAATTTGGCTGATAGAACAGTTATTGCAATTTGGAATTTGACATTTAAATCCAAGTTTGCATCAGAGTAGTTGGATGGTTTATAAGGTGTAAATTTCCTTTTCTAGGAACTATTATCCGGCTTCAATGGAGGAGCCAGTAGGCCTCTGGAAGGAATATGAAGGAGATACAAGGAAGAAATGAAAGAGATGGGAGGAAGAAATAAATGAGATACCTTCTCTGCCGGTGAAGAGGTTGAACTGTCCAATGGCCTGTTTGAGGAACATCTCAACTCCGCTCACTGTAATGGCTCCAGCAGCATCAGCATCTTCTAATAGTCTGGTTTTTCTTGGTGTATAAACAGCATCGAACACCAGTTGGTAGTTCCCCAGGGTTGCCTTCAACAAACAAAGAAGGTTTTAATAAAGAGAACCGAAATGAAATTCTGTTTCTTTTTAGAGCGAACCTCGGCCACCGGGATCCGGTCTGTACTTGGATGCATTCCTATTGGTGTTGCATTGGCAAGGATTGCTCCCTTCTCAGGCTGGAAATGTGCTAGACTATCAAAATGGTGAGCTTCACCGGAAACAACCTGAGCAAGAGACTTTGCCCTCTCTTTTTGGAAAAACACGAGAAAGAGATAAGATGGTTTTAGATGCTCTATAATTCTTATCTTTCTAGTTCACAAGTAACTAATCAGAATGCTGCTTTAAggcaaaggaaagaaaatagtgTTTTTACCAAGATCAATGTCGAAAATAATCACACTGGCTCCTCTACTTTTAGCACCAACCGCAATTGCCCTTCCTGCGCCTCCAGCACCAACAACCACAAACTGTTTCCCAGCCAATGGAGAATTTAAAGATTCGCCATTGATGTATCTTTGATCTGTAATACCACATGAACAATGTCTATGCATCACTAACTCTACTTGATAATCTATAAATAAGTATTTACAGTCACTTTCAAAACACGTACAGAATTCTAGAGACACAGAGTTGAGGAGATGGTGTCAGTACCTTTCAAAGCATCCTCGATTGAAGCTATTGAACCCTCACAGTCTGTGTTATAACCTATCAGCTTCCCATCACCAGGCTTCCTTATGATGGTATTAACAGCACCTATAGACTGACAGAGACAGCATGTTGGTTACtgatagagaataatataaatcatatcttagaacctcacctaatagtttaagctattgggttgagatggttatatgacatggtatcagagccttgatgaccaagtgatTACgggttcgaatctcatcatccttatttatttaataaaaattaagcacaaggtaatgtcggtctatgtaagtttcaagcccaaatgacttttacttgaggggatgtgttagaaaataatataaatcatattttaacaccttacctaataatttaagctattgAATTGAGATGGTTATTTGACAGTTTCGTTGCAATATATCAGGTCTATAGTCAAGGATTGTAACGACAAGCgaagaaaaattacaataagATCATTGCTATCAGCAAGAGGATATATTTCTAAGACAGCCAGTGAACATCAAGTTTCTGCGAAGATGTAAAATGGAAGCTAAAATCACCTTAGCCAGTGGATGGACCTCGTCACAGAACTGCACGACAGCTTCTTTGTATGGAAACCCAACACTACAGTTCAAAAATGATCAAAAGAAGAAATTGCATTAGGAAGGACGATTGACAAGAGAACAATTATTATGTGATTTCCAGAACTGAAAGTACTCTGGTCTGTTAAGAGCTTTCACATACGAAACAACAGAATGTAGCATACAAGCAGACGACATTTCACGATGCTTGTCATAACCCTTCCAATTTTATGCAAATTGGACATTAAACTGagagaaaaataagttttttcgCAAGTGATTACAAATGAAGCgaaattttatattagaaaatatggATGCTTACATAACTTCAAAATTGACTATAAAACTGCACATGACATACCTATAGCCAGCAAAGTCAAGGCTTGTGTAGACTTCAAAGAATTCCTTGAgatcatcaacaaacattggcaCATAAATCCCATTAAAGTTGGCATGCCTGAAGGCAGGATTATGCAGTATAGGACCTTTGCTGTGGCTAACTGGTTTTGAGACAAGACCGAAAACTTTAGTATCTGAATTGATGTTCTCAACCTTGTAGGCTTCTCTAAGGCTGTCTAAAGTAGGCAAACCAGGAATCGAATTTCCTTCCATGGCTCCATAGACGAAAGCACCACCGAATTTGGGACACAATAACTGGCTTATGAGGCCTCTTTCTCCTAATGAGTATGCAACCGCTGGCACCTGCACTTTACAGAAAGTCCTGATTGTATCATGCCAGAAAGTCTGATACAAAGAATCTTATCTTGAAACTAAAGTCATGGCCATCACTGTATCTGATAGTTTTTGTCTGACAACGAAAACATCTTCAAATTGCAGTTGAAATTGgaatataactaaaaaatcataagtTTCGAAGACTTTCACTTTCATTTCTGATTTCCAATCTACTTCTGTAGTAAGGAACTTCATTTTATGAGTGATgcatgttttccttttattcatAAACTATTGAGTGATGCATGCCCCATCTAGATTCTTTAATTTCATACAGTCTAAACATCTTTCCATTTCTATACACCTTAAAGGCATAAAGTTTCACCATGATGTATCATACCTCACTATGTGAAAGCAAATgaaaaatcctttccaattctGTAATATCATTTGCATTAGAAACAACTTTAATGATATCTGCTTTGGTAGCTTGCATGCTCGCAGCAAGATGGCGGAGATCTTCTTTTGAAGGGGTTGCGCCACTCAAATAAGATGATACAATGACTTTGCCACCAGTCTGATGCTTGCTTTTCACTTCCCGTACCAGATCAGATGCAACCTGAGAGAGAATAGCAAAATGTTAATTGTTCATATCGAACGGTGATATAATCGATCATCAACTTCTGTCACATTGCTCCCTGTGCAAGTTACAGGCAGAAACAATCAACATGATCACTAAATTCAAACATTTCAACTTTTCTGATAAAACTTCACAAGTTTTGACGATTTTCTACCTACTTCAATCCTCAAAAGAACTTCATAATCTACCTTGAGCTCAACATCAATATAATCAGCTCCCAGTTCATGTGCTAAACGAAGTGCTTCCAACCTTGTGTGCTCATCCCCTTCATACTGACCACCTTCCCACCTTGGCCTGGTACAATAATGCTATAATTAACATGAAAGTGATTGAAGGTTTTGTGCTCAATGCCTGCTCCTAATAACATGCACACATGCCTTCTAAGTTCACTGTCTTGTTAGTGTTTGAAGTGCTTGACATGCTGGAAGttctaaaacataaattatgttattaaagAATTCTAcatctttattaatttgttttcttcaaattctAGTTTGCAAATATGATTACAACCACACACCTCCTCATCCACTGCAAAAAATATGATCCTTCCTCTATGCAAcagaagtatttttattttattttttgttaacagGAACATCTAGTCCATGAAACCTTCACTTGGACCTCGACAATTTTTATCAGTGATGAATCTAATGTACTGATACGAAAGTTTAGCTTGGGGCCAACACAACTCAAATCTCTTTTCTCTGTTTTGTGCTCTAAcattttaactgttttttttccataaagacaagacaaagggaaaagaaagtgaaagagtcaaatcatgttttttattcaaacaatttaaaacataaaaaaaaaaattaatttttttatataaaaaatataaatttactgAAAACACAGTTTCCGCGTTTCAAACGCAGCCTATTGCGACAAACCCACCAGACACAAAATCAAGCATATCGGTCCCACCTTTGGGTGTGGCTTTTGGTCCCACAATGGAACACACCCATATGCTTCGTAAATCTGAGAAGGCaactcatttgattttttaaaaagtatttttttaaaacttttattaaaataatttttttatttttcagtatattaaaattattaaaaaaaattaatttaatattaaaaaaaacaataaaaaatataaactaccACACTTACAaacatattctcaaagtcatgtaaagtttttaaacttttgattataataattaaacaaacatataattaaaggataaaattatgaattaaacaggttaatttaaattacatggattaattaaatcaatagattttttttaagaaaaataaaatattaaactaaattttaaactgataatatttaaatctgTTATATCAAGGAAGTCAAATTAGATtagttttggattgattttttaacacCCAACCCACGTCTAAGAGAGGACAAACAATTGAGTCAAGCCTCATTTAATAACGAAagatttaattatatcatatcCACCatagtttattaaaaacaaattaattattcccTATAGTATAAAAACTTCTAAACCATACGTAAATTAGTagtattttgtttcaaaaaaacacacTCTTTTGCTCATCAATATTTCCATATTATCTACttcattttactatttttttaataaaaaataaaacaaattgagaaatAACATGAAATGGACGTAcgggaaaaaaataagttaaagatgaatttaaaaatagaatgaTTAAATACAAAATTCCTGAAACAAGAAGAACTAATAAATTACCATCGATAGCTAGATTAACTCCCTAACTAGAAAAAGGCTACcagttaaaaagaagaagaaggaaaatctAATAAAGGAAGAGAGAGGCATGTTCCATTCCAAGCCTTCTCCATCCTTTCTCTGTCATTTTCAATCTCTTTGTAATTAATGATAAttcaaaaactacaaaaaaaaaaaaaaaaaagagagagaaagaaatggtATTCAAGCACCAAATAGAATAGAACCTGTACACAATGATGACGGGCAATGGCTTGTTTCTGATGATAGTTTCCAGGTCTTGGCTAGGCTGGAAGCTGTCGATGCAGTCCAGCCTGACCTCCACAGCGTCAGCACCCTGTGCCTCTGCACTCTGCATGTCAACCACCATTTGCTCAACAGATCGAGCCATCAATGGAGCACAAACCATTGTGGAATTTGTTAAGATCCCAGCACGCCCCATCAGGCCAAAATGATCAAGAAACCGATAGTATTTGAGGCAGAAAAGGGTTGCTTTAAGGCAgtagaagaaaatgaagaatcCAAAAGTAGTTGTCTACGTCTATATGAAGAAAATGGGGGAGGGAGTTTGGCTGGTTCTGGCAGAGACGAacgaaagaaaatcaaaatgaagaGAGCATTAAAAAGAGCCAGAAATCCAGAAAGAACACACTCAAGGAAGCAAGCAATGCTCTGTCTCTCTCAAATGCGATGAGAATATAAAGCCCAGGAAATCAACAGGTATGGTTTCGTAGCTTTTGCAAGAGCCTCCACTCGAAGAAAGTGACAAAAGGCAACTTGAAGCTTGAAAACAAAAGCtaaagaaaagaacagaaatgttctttcatattatatttagaAATGATATTATTGCAATAcgaatctatatttttttattgcctgGTACTATTCCGGTGTAATAAATGACAGCTATCAGACGACGGTGGCGGAAACACACAAGATTTGAGAATATCTCATGCCTCCAATAAGCCCACCCTCTCAAGTTCCCTTTAGAAATTGATGCATGAACACATcactttatttgtttatatgtgaagaaaagaagaatcagaaagaataaaagaataaaagaataaaattgttgaTAAAATGTCAAGAATGTTTATCATgtcaattataaaaagaatcattaacaaaaaatttcatcGGTAGTTTTCAGAGAGCTCTAGAAccgtttatttttcaattgtattattaattattgttctttacagataaaatcattgatgaattgaaaagtcgtcggttttctaaaaaactttgattaaattaaaactttaaattaaatattacagacaaaattattgatggaTTAAAAAGTCGTCGGTGATATTTAacggtttttaaattttttttttattaaattaaatattacggatgaaatctaaaaattaaattaaatattaaatgaaaattttgttaataaatctAAAGATTGTGGTGGTGTTTATAACAGTGGTTGATACTGGTACTGGAAAGAGACCTAGGCTTTGAATCTGTCGAGCAAGACGATCACCATAAACAACCGATCGCAAAGTAGAGAGAAGCTCATCGCCCAAGTCCATGAGGTTGAGCTTGCTCTGTGTGATCCAATCCCAATTCTAGATAAGCCTTGGCTCCTTCCTGTCAGCAATCTAGTTAATTGGATTTTTTCGTGTAAATATCTTacttatttcaataaaaaacactGCTCGATCAAGTCAAGTTTttggatctcaaaattttcaagTTAACCTAGCTAAGACATGTTTAACAACTATGATGATactggttttcttttcttcttctattatcGTGATTAACACTGCATTTAAAAGAAAGAGCAACGCGTGGATAGGCATAATGACAATAGTTGTGATTTTATTTAAGTCTTTAGGCAATTATTACATGTGTATTCGTGAGAATTTCATTTTATGtgattgaaaatattatttttagtaccATACTTActaataccaaaataaaaaaaattactagtaTTTTTCGAGTAATACCAATCAATGTTAGAATTATGAGTATTATTTTCAGCTcaatattcattaatattaaagccatgaatattagattttttttttgaaatactcACAGTATCAATATTTGAAGTATTATCTTTAGTCTAAGATTTATTAATGATAGAGTCATGGATATTATATATAGACCAATAATACAAGTTATCTCAGGCATAATGCTTTAGGGGtgttgatattttcttttttatcataatcTGTCTCATATCATATAATCTCCGTTAActaattaaggtttttttaatgatcataatactaagtgacaactttttttataagactagatcttttcttttaaaaaacaagatgtcaaatatatatttacttttttaatgtCATTGCAATGTCGAATATCGATAACTTGGTTGACTCGGTCAAAAcctagattataaaaaaattattttaattttttttaaatgatgttattttaaattgatttaagtgAATTTGAATCAACTTGAATTAATCTACTCAATCCATacctaaattttaaaactaattacgAATCAAATTGTGGTTAATAACTTTGATCGATTACATTGATTCAAATACAAGGAGCGAATAATCACCGAAGGCAACACTGGAGGGTAAATTAAGCTTTATATAGATAAATAATTACATTTGAGTAcgtgttcatatttttttcaactctgattttttaattttaaatgagatTCAATATTCATAAATGTACGtgttaatgaaagaaaatgcaTGTAGTTTTTAcatgaattgttttattttaataaaattcagCAATCCACATTTCTATAACAATGGACTTCAATAAATTTTACTAATTCCAAAGATTtccaaaaaataatgagatataaaaggaaatattagaaaaataaaataaaattaaattaagatcCTCAAGCTCGCTACCTAGAAACGAAAGCACCAGGCTGGTAGTGGAAAGCATGGCAACCATAAATCACATGCCTTTAGAATTTCCAAGAAGACATAGCATATTATAGTAAGGCATTATTTATTAAGGATAATTCAGGTGCGAAGCTAggatgaaaaaactaaaataacaagataaattttttaaaaaaattattctacatGAGTTGTAAACACAGAAAGACTTGCATGATTTAGTTTTCTGTAAATAACTTATTATGTTTATGTAGGATA
Protein-coding sequences here:
- the LOC118053225 gene encoding bifunctional 3-dehydroquinate dehydratase/shikimate dehydrogenase, chloroplastic, encoding MGRAGILTNSTMVCAPLMARSVEQMVVDMQSAEAQGADAVEVRLDCIDSFQPSQDLETIIRNKPLPVIIVYRPRWEGGQYEGDEHTRLEALRLAHELGADYIDVELKVASDLVREVKSKHQTGGKVIVSSYLSGATPSKEDLRHLAASMQATKADIIKVVSNANDITELERIFHLLSHSEVPAVAYSLGERGLISQLLCPKFGGAFVYGAMEGNSIPGLPTLDSLREAYKVENINSDTKVFGLVSKPVSHSKGPILHNPAFRHANFNGIYVPMFVDDLKEFFEVYTSLDFAGYSVGFPYKEAVVQFCDEVHPLAKSIGAVNTIIRKPGDGKLIGYNTDCEGSIASIEDALKDQRYINGESLNSPLAGKQFVVVGAGGAGRAIAVGAKSRGASVIIFDIDLERAKSLAQVVSGEAHHFDSLAHFQPEKGAILANATPIGMHPSTDRIPVAEATLGNYQLVFDAVYTPRKTRLLEDADAAGAITVSGVEMFLKQAIGQFNLFTGREAPKEFMREIVLAKF